The Papaver somniferum cultivar HN1 chromosome 3, ASM357369v1, whole genome shotgun sequence genome includes a region encoding these proteins:
- the LOC113359573 gene encoding uncharacterized protein LOC113359573 — protein MVVAEFKFCNQTISHPVSGSITVKEMISVVKQKWPYVPEDLILFGYTVEGISNIINHDLDLRFLIHYCTSQGIDLVKFEIQLRTCVDFISSYSAPAPASSSSSNCISSDEVVELEDVTDDAWIYPVAFEIVESENCDSWEWFLTNLKGIIHEDRPLTIISDRGIGLLKHVPVVFPKAFHSYCLYHMKGNIPIPKGMSRQTAVKLFEECYTTLTKEKIYAAAKSMSNLKLDSVVAWMMKIPFENWASHAFLGERWGENTSNIDESFNNVINHDKALPALELVDVIRAKVMEQNYKRLVESNNWTTRLTPRMQARFNKRINDCRSYKFRRASEKVFEIISPTGKHTVDLDSRTCTCKWWQKHSFPCTHAMKAMLQIGNDEPYNYISPYYTSDYYRRLYSRPIYPIPDSEKPPRINENGYILPPSGGREQAGRPKGVRYRGSREKVWKKRKCGQCGMLTFHNRRTCRRAPLAPRAPTFRKESHSRIINFLKRMLL, from the exons ATGGTTGTTGCagagttcaaattttgcaatcaGACCATCTCGCATCCTGTTTCAGGATCAATTACTGTCAAGGAGATGATAAGTGTGGTGAAACAAAAGTGGCCTTATGTCCCTgaagacctcattctttttggttACACTGTAGAAGGGATCTCAAATATTATCAATCATGATTTGGATTTGAGGTTTCTCATTCACTACTGCACCTCACAAGGGATTGACTTGGTGAAGTTTGAAATCCAGTTAAGGACCTGTGTTGAttttatttcttcatattctgcccCTGCTCCTGCTTCTTCGTCATCATCAAATTGTATTTCAAGCGATGAGGTAGTTGAATTGGAAGACGTCACTGATGATGCGT GGATCTATCCAGTTGCATTTGAAATTGTTGAAAGTGAAAATTGTGATAGTTGGGAATGGTTCTTAACCAATTTGAAGGGTATTATTCATGAAGATCGTCCACTGACAATCATATCAGATCGTGGAATTGGCCTTTTGAAGCATGTGCCTGTAGTCTTCCCAAAGGCTTTCCATTCCTACTGTTTGTACCATATGAAAGGAAATATTCCTATTCCAAAGGGCATGAGCAGACAAACTGCAGTCAAGTTATTCGAAGAGTGCTACACTACATTAACAAAGGAAAAAATTTATGCTGCTGCGAAGAGTATGAGTAATCTAAAGTTGGATTCAGTGGTTgcttggatgatgaagattccattTGAGAATTGGGCTTCTCATGCATTTCTAGGAGAAAGGTGGGGTGAGAACACATCTAATATTGATGAGAGTTTTAACAACGTCATTAATCATGATAAGGCGCTTCCAGCACTTGAGCTTGTTGATGTTATTCGTGCTAAAGTGATGGAGCAGAATTACAAGAGGTTAGTGGAGTCTAACAATTGGACTACAAGGCTCACTCCTCGTATGCAAGCAAGGTTTAACAAAAGGATAAATGACTGTCGTTCATACAAGTTTCGGAGAGCAAGTGAGAAGGTATTTGAGATCATATCTCCAACAGGGAAGCATACTGTTGACTTGGATTCTAGAACTTGCACCTGCAAATGGTGGCAAAAACATAGCTTTCCTTGCACTCATGCAATGAAAGCAATGTTGCAGATTGGAAATGATGAACCGTACAACTACATCAGCCCTTATTATACTTCTGACTACTATAGAAGGTTGTACTCTCGACCCATTTATCCTATTCCTGACTCTGAGAAGCCAcctagaattaatgaaaatgggtATATTTTGCCTCCCAGCGGTGGTCGAGAACAAGCTGGAAGACCTAAAGGTGTTAGGTACAGGGGTTCTCGTGAAAAGGTGTGGAAGAAGAGGAAGTGTGGCCAGTGTGGGATGCTGACCTTTCACAACCGTCGAACATGTCGCAGAGCTCCTTTGGCTCCTCGTGCACCAACGTTTCGCAAGGAGTCTCATTCCAGGATTATCAACTTCTTGAAGAGGATGTTGTTATGA